GAATTTTTACCAATTTTCCCTTTTCTTACTGTTCTTACCTTAAAAAATGAAGTTATATAAGCCCAAAGAACTTTAGGAAATTCAAATAGAATTATTGATTTATTTTTTTCATTCAAAAAATCATAAATTATATTATTTAATATTTTTTCTAATTCTATACTTTCAATTTTTCTATTTAAATATTTTTCATTTAATTCTACAAAATCATTGTCTTTTATACTGATATTTTTGTTGTTTGTAAATAAATCTTTATTTTTTAATAAAAAGTCGTAAAAGACTTTAAAATTTGTTATAATTGCTGAGCAGTTAGATTTAATAGCTATATCAAAATAATTAAAATCTTCACAATAAACAATTGAATTTTGTTTTATATTATCTATATTTGAAATACAATTAAATGTTCTTTTTTCATTGCCCAATAAAATTATATTCTTATTCCATATTTTTAAATCTTTAACAATTTTTTCATCATTTAAATAATTTACCATATTAAATATTCTCTTTATTTGTTCATTATTTAAAAAAATAAAAATAGTTAAATAATCTTAAATATTAATCAATTATTAATATACGGATAATAGTAAACATTAACATCAATTTTGGAGTCTCTACAATTTTTCTCTATATAAGATTTTAAAAATTCTATAACTGCATTTGTTAAATCTACATAATTTGCAAAATAAAGGACTTTACTATCATTTTTATCTAAAATAATTGAATATCCTTCTCTTTCAGCAACTCTTTTTATACAAAAATAGATATGTTCATTTATATATTTTTCTTTATTCGTTTTTAAATCATTTATCAAATCAACAAAATATTGCCTTCTTTTCTGATATCTATCGATATATGAATTTCTATCACTTATTATAGCATTTTTTTGATCCTGGGTTAAATTTGGATTTGAAAGCCTTTGCTCAAATTCTTTCATTTTATTATTATAATCTTCATCAAGAAGTTTTATTTGGTCAGAATAATAGTCAATTCCAATATCAACAAGAGTTCTTTTCATATAAAAATTGTATACTTCTTTTAAATCAACAACACCAACTTTTATTAAAACATTTGAAAATATATTTAAAGGTAATATTGCAATAAAAATAAGTAAAATAATAAATCTTTTTTTCATAAAACAACCCCCTTTATTAAACAGAGGCGTAAAAACATTAAAACAATTAAAATATCATAAAATCACCAAATGAAAGTACAAACATCCAATTAAAAAAACCTGGATTATAATCAACAACTTCATTGTTTACAATTTTGAATCTCTTTGTTATATAAAATCTAAATGGTAATTGTTGAAACATTAATTTTAAACCAAAACCATAAGAGAAGTATAAATCATTTAAACTAATTTTCAAAAAATTTTCAGGTGTATCAAATAGAGAACCTATATCAAAAAATAATAGAGCATTTAAATAACCTTTAAAAACTTCCCTTTCAAGTTCATTTATTATCGAAAACTTTGCTCTTCCAAATAAATAACCTACAGACATCCATCCTCTAACATCATAGTTTCCATTAATATAAAAATAGTTTTGTCTATCTATATTTAAACTTCCATCAAACTGCCTAAAAAGAAAACCAACTTGGGTAGTAAAATGATAAGCTATATCCCAAAATAAGCCATAATTAAAATTAATAGTAGTAATAGTCCTTATAAAATTAGTATTTCCTCCTAAAAATCCGCCATAATAATCAATTCTCTGTTTAAACCAAAACCCTTTTCTTGCCATTAAAACATAATCTCTTGAATCAAACTCATAGATTGTAAATATTGAAAAACTCTTCCATAAATTATCTGTAATAGGTAAGCTAGAATCATTATTTTCTGAAATCCAGGGGATATAATTTTGGTAATCTTTAGTAGGTACATAACTTGAAAAATTTAAAAAAGTTCCAAATGATAAAGAATGAAAAGGTATCCACCTTCTACCAAAGGAAATGGAAAAATTAAAGCTTCCTTTATTATAATTCATAAGGTAAGAAGGATTATTTGAATAATAAGAAGGATTGGCTTCAAGAGTTGTTTTATATTGATCCATTGTATTAAAAGGATCAGGTACTCCATTTTTATCATTATCCGATAACTGGTTTGTTAATAATTGATTTTGATAAGAGAAAGAAGTCCCTAATATAAGAGGTTGATTTAAAAACCATCTATCATAGAAATTAAAAGATACTTGAAGTTCTTTAAATGAAATATTTAAACTTGTTGAAATATTATATCCCAAGCCAAGTAAATTCTTCTGGGAATATTCTCCATTTAAACCGAATCCTTCCCAACCTCCACCAGGTTGATAAAAACCACCAAATTTTAAACTTCCAGTTGGGCCTTCTTCTACTATGATTATAAGGTCTACTATATCTGTATAATCTGTAGGTTTAATTTGCACATCTATAAATGAAAAAAATTGAGTATTATAAAGGTTGTAAATTGATTGAGTTATTTTTCCTACATTGAAAACTTCACCTTCTTTAAACATTAGTTCTCTTAAAATAACATAATCCTTTGTCTTTGTATTACCTTTTATATAAATATTTCTCAAATGAGCTCTTGAATTTTCAAAGATAGTATAAGACACATTTACTTTTCTTGTATTAAAATCTATATCCTCTTCCATTATTACAACAGAAAAAATAAAACCATAATTCGAATAAAACTGTTTTATTTTCTCTTTTATTTTTTCAAAAAAACTTCTATCGTATGGAACATTATTTTTTATTTCAATACCCTTTAATATCTCTTCCTTATCAAAAACTTTATTCCCTAATATTTTAAAATCATCAAAATAGTATACCTGACCTTCATCTATCTTAATATATATTTCTAAATGTATTTCTTCCTCTTTTTCTATAACTTTCTTTTCAATGTTTTCAAATTTTACATCTAAATATCCTTTTGAATAATATTTTAACTTTATTTTTTCTAAATCTTCCCTAAACTGTTCTTCTTGAAAAACACCATCTCTAATTTCAAAAAGTATTCTTAAATATGTTTTAGTTTTCATTTCATTTGCTAATACACAAGAACTAAAAACTTTATTGTTTAAAAATTCAATTTTTGTGATTATTATTCTTTTTGGTTCTTTGAGCTCTATTTTAACATTTACATAATTTTCTAAGATATTTCCATTTTTATCTTTAGCTTTTTCCGTACTTATAGTAACTTCAAGTTTTTCAAATCCTTTAGAAGAATAAAGCTTTTTAAGCTCATCAATTTGTTTCTTTTGCAAAAATGGTGAGAAAAAATCCCCCTTTTTTATAATTAAACTCTTCTCTACATCGCCCTTTTTTATTTTTTTATTTCCAGAAAAAGTAACA
This genomic stretch from Spirochaetota bacterium harbors:
- a CDS encoding OmpH family outer membrane protein, encoding MKKRFIILLIFIAILPLNIFSNVLIKVGVVDLKEVYNFYMKRTLVDIGIDYYSDQIKLLDEDYNNKMKEFEQRLSNPNLTQDQKNAIISDRNSYIDRYQKRRQYFVDLINDLKTNKEKYINEHIYFCIKRVAEREGYSIILDKNDSKVLYFANYVDLTNAVIEFLKSYIEKNCRDSKIDVNVYYYPYINN
- the bamA gene encoding outer membrane protein assembly factor BamA, whose protein sequence is MKFSISKIISKHLIKLVFIFSIIFFINTIFNIFIYGQSSSESDISDIYKYEGYKINKIEIQGLINVSKDEVLMMLPFSEGNEIDVYDFSRIIQILFSSGYFENIEVSIKPYDAGSVIVVIKVKEFPMVYNVTFSGNKKIKKGDVEKSLIIKKGDFFSPFLQKKQIDELKKLYSSKGFEKLEVTISTEKAKDKNGNILENYVNVKIELKEPKRIIITKIEFLNNKVFSSCVLANEMKTKTYLRILFEIRDGVFQEEQFREDLEKIKLKYYSKGYLDVKFENIEKKVIEKEEEIHLEIYIKIDEGQVYYFDDFKILGNKVFDKEEILKGIEIKNNVPYDRSFFEKIKEKIKQFYSNYGFIFSVVIMEEDIDFNTRKVNVSYTIFENSRAHLRNIYIKGNTKTKDYVILRELMFKEGEVFNVGKITQSIYNLYNTQFFSFIDVQIKPTDYTDIVDLIIIVEEGPTGSLKFGGFYQPGGGWEGFGLNGEYSQKNLLGLGYNISTSLNISFKELQVSFNFYDRWFLNQPLILGTSFSYQNQLLTNQLSDNDKNGVPDPFNTMDQYKTTLEANPSYYSNNPSYLMNYNKGSFNFSISFGRRWIPFHSLSFGTFLNFSSYVPTKDYQNYIPWISENNDSSLPITDNLWKSFSIFTIYEFDSRDYVLMARKGFWFKQRIDYYGGFLGGNTNFIRTITTINFNYGLFWDIAYHFTTQVGFLFRQFDGSLNIDRQNYFYINGNYDVRGWMSVGYLFGRAKFSIINELEREVFKGYLNALLFFDIGSLFDTPENFLKISLNDLYFSYGFGLKLMFQQLPFRFYITKRFKIVNNEVVDYNPGFFNWMFVLSFGDFMIF